A genomic region of Cannabis sativa cultivar Pink pepper isolate KNU-18-1 chromosome 1, ASM2916894v1, whole genome shotgun sequence contains the following coding sequences:
- the LOC115705383 gene encoding peptidyl-prolyl cis-trans isomerase CYP22: MAAPGVEWHVRPPNPKNPIVFFDITIGTIPAGRIKMELFADIAPKTSENFRQFCTGEYRKAGLPVGYKGSQFHRVIKDFMIQAGDFLKGDGSGCVSVYGHKFDDENFTAKHTGPGLLSMANSGPNTNGCQFFITCAKCDWLDNKHVVFGRVLGDGLLVVRKIENVATGPNNRPKLACIIAECGEM; encoded by the exons ATGGCGGCTCCTGGTGTGGAGTGGCACGTGCGACCTCCAAACCCAAAGAATCCGATCGTTTTCTTTGACATTACAATCGGCACCATCCCTGCCGGGCGCATCAAAATGGAGCTGTTCGCTGACATTGCACCCAAAACTTCCGAAAACTTCAGGCAGTTCTGTACTGGGGAGTACAGAAAAGCTGGGCTCCCTGTTGGCTATAAAGGCTCTCAGTTTCACAGGGTCATTAAAGATTTCATGATTCAAGCTGGTGATTTTCTCAAG GGTGATGGCAGTGGTTGTGTTTCTGTCTATGGTCATAAGTTTGACGATGAAAATTTCACTGCTAAACACACTGGTCCTGGCCTCTTATCAATG GCAAACAGTGGGCCAAATACCAATGGATGTCAG TTCTTCATTACTTGTGCTAAGTGCGATTGGCTGGATAACAAGCATGTTGTTTTCGGG AGAGTACTTGGAGATGGTCTTTTGGTAGTTAGGAAGATTGAGAATGTGGCTACTGGACCCAACAACAGGCCTAAATTGGCATGTATCATTGCGGAGTGTGGGGAGATGTAA